One part of the Parabacteroides distasonis ATCC 8503 genome encodes these proteins:
- the galK gene encoding galactokinase — MQQKIRTKFKELFNTEGSLYTSPGRINLIGEHTDYNGGFVFPGAVDKGMIAEIKPNGTGKVRAFSIDLNDYAEFGLTEEDAPSASWARYIFGVCREIIKRGGNIQGFDTVFAGDVPLGAGMSSSAALESTYAFALNDLFSLNIDKFELAKIGQATEHNYCGVNCGIMDQFASVFGKAGSLIRLDCRSLEYKYYPFNPVGYKLVLLDSVVKHELASSAYNKRRKSCENVVAAIRRNHPEVEFLRDATMEMLNEVKADVSAEDYMRAEYVIEEIQRVLDVCAALEKGDYETVGEKMYGTHQGMSKLYEVSCEELDFLNDIAKECGVTGSRVMGGGFGGCTINLVKDELYDDFVKKAFSAYKEKFGREPKLYNVVISDGARKLC; from the coding sequence ATGCAACAAAAAATCAGAACTAAATTTAAAGAGTTATTTAATACCGAAGGTAGCTTATACACATCCCCGGGACGTATTAACTTGATCGGTGAACACACTGATTATAATGGAGGTTTCGTTTTTCCGGGTGCTGTAGATAAAGGGATGATCGCCGAGATCAAACCGAATGGGACGGGCAAAGTCCGGGCGTTCTCCATCGACTTAAATGATTACGCTGAATTTGGCTTGACCGAGGAGGACGCTCCTTCCGCAAGCTGGGCAAGATATATCTTTGGCGTATGCCGGGAGATTATTAAACGAGGTGGTAATATCCAAGGTTTCGATACCGTATTCGCTGGAGACGTACCTCTGGGCGCTGGAATGTCTTCTTCCGCCGCATTGGAAAGTACTTATGCTTTCGCATTGAATGACTTATTCTCATTGAATATCGATAAATTCGAGTTGGCTAAGATCGGTCAAGCTACAGAACATAATTATTGTGGCGTGAATTGCGGTATCATGGACCAATTCGCTTCCGTATTCGGCAAGGCCGGAAGTTTGATCCGCTTGGATTGCCGTTCTTTGGAATATAAATATTATCCGTTTAATCCGGTTGGTTACAAACTCGTGTTATTGGATTCGGTCGTTAAGCATGAGTTGGCATCCTCAGCCTACAACAAACGCCGTAAATCCTGCGAGAACGTGGTAGCCGCCATTCGCCGCAACCATCCGGAAGTAGAGTTCTTACGTGACGCTACGATGGAGATGCTGAACGAGGTAAAAGCGGATGTCAGCGCAGAGGATTACATGCGTGCCGAATATGTTATCGAGGAAATCCAACGTGTACTCGACGTATGTGCCGCTTTGGAGAAAGGCGACTATGAGACTGTCGGCGAAAAGATGTACGGCACGCATCAAGGTATGAGCAAGCTTTATGAAGTTAGCTGCGAGGAACTGGATTTCTTGAACGATATCGCCAAGGAATGTGGTGTAACGGGTTCTCGTGTCATGGGTGGAGGATTCGGCGGTTGTACGATCAACTTGGTTAAGGATGAGTTGTACGACGATTTCGTGAAGAAAGCCTTCTCCGCTTATAAAGAGAAGTTTGGCCGTGAACCTAAATTATATAATGTAGTAATCAGCGACGGAGCACGCAAGCTCTGTTAA
- a CDS encoding NUDIX hydrolase: MSAAFYQDEVKFYVAVDCIILGFNNKELNVLLYKRSFEPMKGQWSLMGGFVKSGESVDEAASRVLTDCTGIEHLFMEQIGAYGDVSRDLGERVISVAYYSLVNMNDFSPEILESHNATWTKISELPDLIFDHNQMINDTLSVLKKKAASRPIGFNLLPEQFTLPQLQTLYEAIYQTLLDKRNFRKKLNAMDILEKLDIKDKKSSKRGAFLYKFNEKKYNKWVEQGFDFSL; the protein is encoded by the coding sequence ATGTCAGCAGCTTTTTATCAAGACGAAGTAAAATTCTATGTTGCCGTAGATTGTATCATTCTAGGGTTTAACAATAAGGAGTTGAATGTTTTATTATACAAACGTTCGTTCGAGCCGATGAAAGGACAGTGGTCTCTTATGGGAGGCTTCGTGAAATCCGGGGAAAGCGTGGATGAAGCAGCATCACGGGTATTAACCGATTGCACGGGCATCGAGCATCTTTTTATGGAACAAATAGGGGCTTACGGAGATGTATCGCGTGACCTAGGGGAGCGGGTTATCTCCGTAGCTTACTATTCCTTGGTGAATATGAATGATTTTAGTCCCGAGATATTGGAAAGCCATAACGCTACTTGGACCAAGATATCCGAGCTTCCCGACTTGATTTTCGACCATAACCAAATGATAAACGATACGTTGTCCGTCCTTAAAAAGAAAGCGGCAAGCCGCCCTATCGGTTTCAATTTGCTTCCCGAGCAATTTACCTTGCCCCAACTACAGACATTGTATGAGGCCATCTACCAAACCCTTTTAGACAAACGAAACTTCCGCAAAAAGCTAAACGCCATGGATATTTTGGAAAAACTGGATATCAAAGACAAGAAAAGTTCTAAACGAGGAGCTTTCCTCTACAAATTCAACGAGAAAAAATACAACAAATGGGTTGAACAGGGTTTTGACTTCTCGCTCTAA
- a CDS encoding transketolase family protein, which yields MNDIQVMNKAADNIRILAASMVEKANSGHPGGAMGGADFVNVLFSEFLIYDPKNPKWEGRDRFFLDPGHMSPMLYSVLALSGKFTLDELQQFRQWGSVTPGHPEVDVMRGIENTSGPLGQGHTYAVGAAIAAKFLKARLGEEVMNQTIYAYISDGGIQEEISQGAGRIAGTLGLDNLIMFYDANNVQLSTKVEDVDAENVAMKYEAWGWKVIQINGNDINEIRKALKEAKAEISKPTLIIGNTVMGKGAVGADNSCYENKVSTHGQPLSAAGASIADTIKNLGGDPEHPFAILPEVAELYAKRAKELEVIVAERYAVKDLWAKAHPDLAAKMEQWFSGKAPKIDWAAIEQKANQATRAASATVLGVLATHVENMIVASADLSNSDKTDGFLKKTHAFVKGDFSGAFFQAGVAELSMACICIGMSLHGGVIAACGTFFVFSDYMKPALRMAALMEQPVKFIWTHDAFRVGEDGPTHEPVEQEAQVRLLEKLKNHKGHNSMLVLRPADVVETTVAWKLAMENVYTPTALILSRQNITDLPAKENRYQEALQAEKGAYIVNEDANADVILLASGSEVSTLVEGAALLRADGIKVRIVSVPSEGLFRSQSKEYQESILPAGSKIFGLTAGLPVNLEGLVGPNGKVWGLESFGFSAPYKVLDEKLGFTAKNVYNQVKELLA from the coding sequence ATGAACGATATTCAAGTAATGAACAAAGCAGCTGATAACATCCGTATACTGGCTGCGTCAATGGTGGAGAAAGCGAACTCCGGGCACCCGGGTGGCGCTATGGGTGGTGCAGACTTTGTTAACGTACTGTTCTCAGAGTTCTTAATATACGATCCCAAGAATCCCAAATGGGAAGGACGCGATCGTTTCTTCCTTGACCCGGGGCATATGTCTCCGATGCTTTATTCCGTACTGGCTTTAAGCGGCAAATTCACATTGGATGAACTTCAACAGTTCCGCCAATGGGGAAGCGTTACTCCGGGACATCCTGAGGTAGACGTTATGCGTGGTATCGAAAACACGTCCGGCCCGCTGGGACAAGGACATACTTATGCGGTAGGTGCGGCTATCGCGGCTAAATTCTTGAAAGCACGTCTGGGTGAGGAAGTAATGAACCAGACTATTTACGCATATATTTCCGATGGAGGTATCCAAGAGGAAATCTCCCAAGGTGCCGGACGTATCGCCGGAACTTTAGGACTGGATAACTTGATCATGTTCTACGACGCTAACAACGTGCAGCTATCTACCAAGGTAGAAGACGTCGATGCGGAGAACGTAGCCATGAAATACGAGGCTTGGGGCTGGAAAGTCATTCAAATAAACGGTAACGACATAAACGAGATCCGCAAGGCTTTAAAAGAGGCTAAGGCAGAGATCTCCAAACCGACTTTGATCATCGGTAACACCGTTATGGGGAAAGGTGCTGTCGGCGCTGATAACAGCTGTTACGAGAATAAGGTATCTACTCACGGACAACCTTTATCCGCGGCAGGAGCTTCCATCGCAGATACGATCAAGAACCTAGGAGGCGATCCGGAACATCCGTTCGCAATCCTTCCTGAGGTAGCCGAATTATATGCCAAACGTGCGAAAGAACTGGAAGTAATCGTCGCCGAGCGTTACGCCGTGAAAGACCTCTGGGCGAAAGCTCACCCGGACTTAGCGGCTAAGATGGAGCAATGGTTCTCCGGTAAGGCTCCTAAAATCGACTGGGCCGCAATCGAGCAGAAAGCGAACCAAGCGACCCGTGCCGCTTCCGCTACCGTATTAGGTGTGCTTGCTACCCATGTAGAAAACATGATCGTAGCTTCCGCCGACCTTTCCAATTCCGATAAGACAGACGGCTTCTTGAAAAAGACTCATGCTTTCGTGAAAGGCGACTTTAGCGGAGCTTTCTTCCAAGCGGGTGTAGCCGAGCTTTCTATGGCTTGTATCTGTATCGGTATGTCTTTACATGGTGGCGTGATCGCCGCTTGCGGTACTTTCTTCGTATTCTCCGATTACATGAAGCCTGCGTTACGTATGGCCGCATTGATGGAGCAGCCCGTTAAGTTCATCTGGACACACGACGCTTTCCGTGTTGGAGAAGACGGACCTACGCACGAGCCGGTAGAGCAAGAAGCTCAAGTTCGTTTATTAGAGAAATTGAAGAATCATAAGGGACACAACTCCATGTTGGTACTTCGTCCGGCAGACGTTGTGGAGACAACAGTCGCATGGAAACTAGCGATGGAGAACGTTTACACTCCTACCGCATTGATTCTTTCTCGTCAGAATATCACAGATCTTCCCGCTAAGGAAAACCGCTATCAAGAGGCTTTGCAAGCGGAAAAGGGTGCCTATATCGTCAATGAAGACGCTAATGCGGATGTAATTCTTTTGGCTTCCGGTTCCGAGGTATCGACTTTGGTCGAGGGCGCCGCCCTGCTTCGTGCCGATGGCATAAAGGTTCGTATCGTTTCCGTACCTTCCGAAGGTCTATTCCGTTCACAAAGCAAAGAATACCAAGAATCCATTCTTCCCGCAGGAAGCAAGATTTTCGGCTTAACCGCTGGTCTTCCGGTTAATCTGGAAGGGTTGGTAGGTCCTAACGGCAAGGTATGGGGACTTGAATCCTTCGGTTTCTCCGCCCCTTACAAAGTATTGGACGAGAAATTAGGTTTCACGGCTAAGAACGTTTATAACCAAGTAAAAGAATTATTAGCATAA
- the rpiB gene encoding ribose 5-phosphate isomerase B, with product MGIVGLCSDHAGFELKEYIKTILDERGLSYKDFGTYSSDSCDYPDFAHLMGKAVEAGEVYPGIAVCGTGNGISMTLNKHRGVRAALCWREDIAKLAREHNDANVLSMPGRFISKEEAKKIVEIFLDTPFEGGRHQRRIDKIPL from the coding sequence ATGGGTATAGTAGGTTTGTGTAGCGATCACGCTGGTTTTGAGTTAAAAGAATATATAAAGACAATCCTCGATGAAAGGGGATTGTCTTATAAAGATTTTGGAACTTATTCCTCTGACAGTTGCGATTATCCGGATTTCGCCCATCTGATGGGCAAGGCCGTAGAAGCTGGTGAGGTTTATCCGGGAATAGCTGTCTGCGGTACAGGGAATGGCATTAGTATGACCTTGAACAAACATCGGGGTGTCCGTGCCGCCTTATGCTGGCGAGAGGATATCGCGAAACTGGCACGTGAGCATAACGATGCGAACGTGTTATCAATGCCCGGTCGTTTTATCAGCAAGGAAGAGGCTAAGAAAATCGTTGAGATATTCTTGGATACACCTTTTGAGGGTGGTCGCCACCAACGTCGTATAGACAAGATCCCTTTGTAG
- a CDS encoding carboxylase: MIRKLLIRDLTLRDGQQSAFATRMSQAQIDRVLPYYKDAGFYAMEVWGGAVPDSVMRYLGENPWDRLEIIKEKIGNSSKLSALSRGRNLFGYNPYPDEIIEGFCRNSIRSGIDIMRIFDALNDVDNVKSTIRYVKKFGGKADCAICYTIDPHHSPVERIKAALHGRPLHKPVFTNEYFLNKALQLESLGADMITLKDMSGLIPPARTAELVRLFKKSLKVPVDFHTHCTPGYGLASVVSAIINGVDIVDTNIWNFAGGPAAPAVELVYIFCKKLGIELDLDMDAIAKINKELLTIRKELSVFDTAKKFPRPFNPVEDSFPAEIDRFFNDAIEAARKDKEDDLLLYCRAIEEYFDFPEPNELVKKAQIPGGMYTNMVAQLKQLGQIDLLEKAMSLIPQVRMDAGLPPLVTPTSQIIGAQAVSCALDELKGRPMYSNPSNQFIALVKGEYGKTPIPVDPAFRLKIAGVQNEVPYDGSHYVMQENPVLEDLDVLLAENEKEILLLELFPTVARTFLTKWKEQKARSTV; encoded by the coding sequence ATGATACGTAAATTATTGATTCGTGATTTGACTCTTCGCGATGGTCAGCAATCGGCATTCGCTACAAGAATGTCTCAAGCGCAAATAGACCGTGTACTTCCTTACTACAAAGACGCAGGCTTTTATGCCATGGAAGTATGGGGTGGGGCGGTTCCCGATTCCGTGATGCGTTATTTAGGTGAGAATCCGTGGGATCGTTTAGAGATCATCAAAGAGAAAATAGGAAATTCCTCCAAGTTATCCGCTCTTTCCCGTGGGCGTAATTTATTCGGTTATAATCCTTATCCCGACGAGATTATAGAAGGCTTTTGCCGGAACTCGATTCGTTCTGGTATCGATATCATGCGTATTTTCGATGCTTTGAACGACGTGGATAACGTGAAATCCACGATCCGTTATGTGAAGAAATTCGGGGGAAAGGCTGACTGTGCCATCTGTTATACGATAGATCCTCACCATTCCCCGGTAGAACGTATAAAAGCCGCCTTGCATGGACGGCCCTTGCATAAGCCTGTTTTTACGAATGAGTATTTCTTAAACAAGGCCCTTCAACTGGAGTCGCTGGGCGCTGATATGATCACCCTGAAGGATATGAGTGGTTTGATACCTCCGGCTCGTACGGCGGAATTGGTGCGATTGTTCAAGAAGAGCCTGAAGGTACCGGTGGATTTCCATACGCATTGTACGCCCGGTTACGGATTGGCGTCGGTCGTATCCGCCATTATCAATGGGGTGGACATCGTTGATACGAATATCTGGAACTTCGCCGGAGGACCGGCCGCTCCCGCCGTGGAGCTGGTCTATATCTTCTGCAAGAAATTGGGTATCGAGCTGGATCTTGATATGGACGCGATCGCTAAGATCAACAAGGAGTTATTGACGATCCGCAAGGAGCTTTCCGTGTTCGATACCGCGAAGAAATTCCCGAGGCCCTTTAATCCCGTAGAGGATAGTTTCCCCGCCGAGATCGACCGCTTCTTCAACGATGCCATCGAGGCCGCCCGGAAAGATAAGGAGGACGATTTGCTGCTTTATTGCCGTGCGATCGAGGAGTATTTTGATTTCCCCGAGCCGAACGAGTTGGTGAAAAAAGCGCAGATCCCGGGAGGTATGTATACGAATATGGTTGCCCAGTTGAAGCAATTGGGGCAGATCGACTTGTTGGAGAAGGCGATGTCGCTCATTCCGCAAGTACGGATGGATGCCGGCTTACCTCCGTTGGTGACGCCTACGAGCCAGATTATCGGGGCGCAAGCGGTTTCCTGTGCGCTGGATGAGCTGAAAGGTCGCCCGATGTATAGTAATCCTTCCAACCAGTTTATCGCCTTGGTAAAAGGAGAGTATGGCAAGACGCCGATTCCGGTAGATCCGGCGTTTCGGTTGAAAATCGCCGGCGTACAAAATGAGGTGCCTTACGACGGTTCCCATTACGTGATGCAAGAGAATCCTGTATTGGAGGATTTGGATGTGCTATTAGCTGAGAATGAGAAAGAAATACTGTTGCTGGAGTTGTTCCCGACGGTAGCCCGTACATTTTTAACTAAATGGAAAGAACAAAAAGCGAGATCGACTGTTTAA
- a CDS encoding endonuclease/exonuclease/phosphatase family protein: MKKVIYSFIFLFCAVLTLQAETMVVATYNLRNANGGDSTNGNGWGQRYPYIAQIVQFHGFDIFGTQEGKYSQLQDLRQAMPGYDYIGVGRDDGKRAGEHSAIFYRTDKFEVLEHGDFWLSEITDRPNKGWDAVLPRICTWGEFRDKQTGFTFLFFNLHMDHVGVQARAESAKLILEKIKEFPKKLPAILTGDFNVDQTSESYQLLDGSGIMRDSYEIADFRYAPNGTFNGFHPDRKTDSRIDHLFLTKEFEVKKYGILTDTYRSEAKESARKEQNGNFPKEVSLSKYEARTPSDHFPVMIVVEVKD, encoded by the coding sequence ATGAAGAAAGTTATTTATTCTTTTATTTTTCTTTTTTGCGCCGTATTAACCTTACAGGCGGAGACAATGGTGGTTGCCACCTATAATTTGCGTAACGCCAACGGCGGCGATTCCACGAACGGTAACGGTTGGGGACAACGCTATCCCTACATCGCCCAGATCGTACAATTTCACGGGTTCGATATCTTTGGTACCCAAGAGGGCAAATATTCGCAATTGCAGGACTTGAGGCAAGCCATGCCCGGATATGATTATATCGGTGTGGGACGTGACGATGGTAAGCGGGCGGGAGAGCATTCGGCTATCTTTTACCGCACGGACAAGTTCGAGGTTTTGGAGCATGGCGATTTCTGGCTATCCGAGATCACCGACCGTCCGAATAAGGGCTGGGATGCCGTCCTTCCCCGTATCTGTACGTGGGGTGAGTTCCGGGATAAGCAAACCGGTTTCACTTTCTTGTTCTTCAACCTTCACATGGACCATGTAGGCGTACAGGCACGTGCCGAGAGCGCCAAGCTGATCTTGGAGAAGATCAAGGAGTTCCCCAAGAAACTTCCCGCTATCCTTACCGGCGATTTCAACGTGGACCAAACAAGTGAGTCCTATCAGTTGTTAGATGGTTCCGGTATCATGCGTGACTCTTATGAGATCGCTGATTTCCGCTATGCCCCGAATGGTACCTTCAACGGTTTCCATCCGGACCGCAAGACCGATAGCCGTATCGACCACCTTTTTCTTACGAAAGAATTTGAGGTGAAGAAGTATGGAATCTTAACGGATACTTATCGCTCCGAGGCGAAAGAAAGCGCCCGGAAGGAGCAAAACGGTAATTTCCCGAAAGAGGTGTCATTGAGTAAATATGAGGCCCGTACCCCTTCCGACCACTTTCCCGTAATGATCGTTGTGGAAGTAAAAGACTGA
- a CDS encoding alkaline phosphatase → MKKQILFICCAVIAYCLSACNTAPQQVPLKEKNLPKHVILIGFDGLSAHCLNNGADMPTFRKMMAEGASTLENRSILPSSSACNWASMFMGAGPELHGYTEWGSRTPELPSRVVNSDNRFPNIFGMYRDKAPEAEIGYIYEWEGMNYLVDTLAMSFRKHAPMSAENPNGCTPVAVQYIKEKKPNLCAIIYDQPDGTGHGKGWSSPEYFAMVNHLDSCLTQVMDAVREAGIMDDTVVILTADHGGIETGHGGKTMNEMQTPIVFYGKNVKKGFKIPESTMVYDIAGTMAYLLDVPQPQVWIARPILSAFEDN, encoded by the coding sequence ATGAAAAAGCAAATCTTATTTATTTGTTGTGCGGTAATCGCATACTGCCTGAGCGCCTGTAATACGGCACCTCAGCAAGTGCCTTTGAAAGAGAAGAATCTGCCAAAGCATGTAATCTTGATTGGTTTCGACGGCTTGAGCGCCCATTGCTTGAATAATGGGGCGGATATGCCTACTTTCCGTAAGATGATGGCGGAAGGTGCTTCCACGTTAGAGAATCGTTCGATCCTGCCTTCGTCGAGTGCTTGTAATTGGGCTTCCATGTTTATGGGAGCAGGACCGGAGTTGCACGGATATACGGAGTGGGGATCTCGTACGCCGGAGCTTCCTTCCCGTGTCGTGAATAGCGACAACCGTTTCCCGAATATCTTCGGCATGTACCGGGATAAGGCTCCCGAGGCTGAGATTGGCTATATCTATGAGTGGGAAGGCATGAATTATCTGGTGGATACCTTGGCCATGAGCTTCCGTAAGCATGCCCCGATGTCGGCTGAGAACCCGAACGGATGTACCCCGGTAGCCGTTCAGTATATCAAGGAGAAGAAGCCGAACCTTTGCGCGATTATATACGATCAGCCGGATGGTACCGGACATGGCAAGGGATGGAGTTCCCCGGAGTATTTCGCCATGGTGAATCATTTGGACAGTTGCTTGACGCAAGTGATGGACGCCGTTCGTGAGGCGGGTATCATGGATGATACGGTGGTTATACTGACGGCCGACCACGGCGGTATCGAGACCGGTCACGGTGGCAAGACGATGAACGAGATGCAAACCCCGATCGTTTTCTATGGAAAGAACGTAAAGAAAGGCTTCAAAATCCCGGAGAGCACGATGGTATATGATATCGCCGGTACGATGGCTTACCTATTGGACGTACCGCAGCCGCAGGTGTGGATCGCCCGTCCGATATTATCAGCTTTCGAGGATAATTAA